The proteins below are encoded in one region of Kogia breviceps isolate mKogBre1 chromosome 8, mKogBre1 haplotype 1, whole genome shotgun sequence:
- the IFNE gene encoding interferon epsilon, with protein sequence MNNKPFFEIVLVLLASSSVCSRELKLLLFQQKRVNRESLKLLNKLQTSSIQQCLPHRKNFLLPQNSVNPHQYQKGQALAILHEMLQQIFNLFRAIISLNGWEESHMEKLLIELHQQLKYLEVLMRLQAEKKRDTLGSENLRLQVKIYFQRICDYLENQDYSTCV encoded by the coding sequence ATGAATAATAAGCCTTTCTTTGAAATTGTGTTGGTGCTGTTGGCTTCTTCCTCTGTCTGCTCCAGAGAGCTGAAACTGCTTCTTTTCCAACAAAAGAGAGTGAACAGAGAGAGTTTAAAACTCTTGAATAAATTGCAGACCTCTTCAATTCAGCAGTGTCTACCACACAGGAAaaacttcctgcttccccagaaCTCTGTGAATCCTCACCAGTACCAGAAAGGACAAGCACTGGCCATTCTTCATGAGATGCTTCAGCAGATCTTCAACCTCTTCAGGGCAATTATTTCTCTGAATGGTTGGGAGGAAAGCCACATGGAGAAGCTCCTCATTGAACTTCATCAACAGCTGAAATATCTAGAAGTGCTCATGAGActgcaagcagagaagaaaagagacaccTTGGGCAGTGAGAACCTTAGATTACAggttaaaatatatttccaaaggATATGTGATTATCTGGAAAACCAGGACTATAGCACCTGTGTCTGA